The window CATGTTCAGGCCGGTCTGGCCGCCCAGTGTCGGCAGCAGGCCGTCCGGACGCTCCTGGCGGATAATGGCCGTTACGAATTCAAGTGTAATCGGCTCGATGTAGACCTTATCAGCCATATTGGTATCCGTCATAATCGTAGCCGGGTTACTGTTGATCAGTACAACCTCAACACCTTCTTCTTTCAGCGCCTGGCAGGCCTGAGTTCCCGCATAGTCAAACTCAGCGGCTTGCCCGATCACGATCGGGCCGGAGCCGATGACGAGGATTTTTTTAAGCTTATCGTTCTTTGGCATGTTATAGAGCTCCTTTCACGGCTTCAAGCTTAGTAGTAGGTTTCGGTGCCGTGATTCTGGCATTTGCCGCAAGCTGGGCCTGGCGTGAGCCGGCAGGTGTCTTCGCTTTGTGGTCGGCAATCATTTGCAGGAAACGGTCGAACAAATAACTGCTGTCATGCGGTCCCGGCGCTGCTTCCGGATGGTATTGCACCGAAAATGCAGGGTAACGGGTATGTTTTAAACCTTCAATGGTCTTATCATTGTTGTTGATGTGTGTCACTTCCAGCTCCGTGCTCTGTACGGATTCTTCATTAACAGTATAGCCATGGTTCTGTGAAGTGATGAAGCAGCGTCCGCTTTCCAGCTCCTTGACCGGATGGTTCCCGCCGCGGTGGCCGAATTTCAGCTTCTCGGTGTCTGCACCGCAAGCCAGAGCGAACAATTGGTGGCCCAGGCAAATGCCGAAGATCGGATATTCACCGAGCAGCTCGGAGATCGTCTTCACCGCATAAGGCACATCCTTAGGGTCCCCAGGGCCGTTCGACAGCTGGATACCATCCGGGTTAAGACGGCGGATTTCGTCCGCTGTCACATCATGCGGCACCACAACCACGTCGCAGCCGCGGCTGTTCAGCTCGCGCAGGATACCGGTCTTTGCGCCGTAATCAACCAGCACGATCCGTTCTTTGGTTCCCGGACTGCTGTAAGTCTTAGTTGTAGAAGTACGGGCAACCTGGTTGCGCAGCTCTTCAATCGTTGTATCTCCCATCATTTCCATCAGTTCTTCCACACGTTTATTCGATGTGGTCAGGATGGCTTTCATGGTGCCGTAGTGGCGGATAATGCGGGTCAGCATCCGGGTGTCGATCTCGCTGATGCCGGGAATGCCATATTCCTTCAGCAGGTCGTCTACACTGTATTCAGCACGCCAGTTGCTTGGCACTTCCTCATGGCGGCGCACAACAAAGCCATGTACAAACGGACGCACAGATTCGAAATCATCGCGGGTGATGCCGTAGTTTCCGATCAGCGGATAGGTCATGGTTACGATCTGTCCACAATACGAAGGATCCGACAGCACCTCCTGATATCCTGTAATCCCTGTGTTAAATACAACCTCGCCTGTCATTTCGCCTTCAGCGCCAAATGCGGTGCCTGTAAAAAGCGTTCCGTCCTGTAGCAGCAATCTCGCCTGCATTCCCTTCCACTCCTTCTTGTTTCTGTAGTCTGATTCTATGCCTTGCATCACTAGCGGAGTGTACGCGCCAAAATGCCGCCGTAGGTTCACCTGCTCCATACAGCCGGCATTTTCGTCCCACCAGTTCGTTAATTACGCTTTAGTCCATACCTCTTTGCCGTCAACCCAAGTCTTAACCGGCCAGCCCTTCAGCTTCCAGCCGGTGAAAGGAGTATTGCGTCCTTTGCTGGCAAAAGCAGCCGGGTCTACCACTTGCTCTTCGTTCAGATCAATCAGTGTTAAATCAGCAGGTGCTCCTACCGCAAGACTGCCTGTATTCAGCCGGAACACGCGGGCCGGATCAGCAGTCATCCGCTGTACCAGCAGTGACAGATCCCATTTGCCTGTAGCCACAAAAGCGGTATACAGCAGCGGGAAGGCTGTCTCGAAGCCGACGATGCCAAACGGGGCAAGCTGCATGCCCTTTGCCTTCTCTTCTTCACTGTGCGGCGCATGGTCGGTTACGATGATATCCAGTGTGCCGTCCAGTAACCCTTCAATGCAGGCTTCCACATCGCGGCGCGAGCGTAGCGGCGGGTTCATTTTCCAGTTGGCATCAAGCCCTGGAATATCTTCCTCTGAGAGCAGCAAATGATGCGGACACACCTCAGCGGTCACTTTGATGCCGATTTGCTTAGCCTGGCGGATCAGCCGCACCGATTGCTCCGTGCTGACATGGCACACATGGTAGTGAACCCCTGTCGCTTCGGCGAGCAGAATATCGCGTCCGACATGAATGGCTTCCGACTCATTGGGAATCCCCTTCAGTCCGTGCTTCGTTGCGAAGGTGCCTTCGTTGACCGCACATCCTTCTACCAGTGAATCATCCTCACAGTGGGCGATGACCGGCATATCTAAGTCTGCTGCCAGCTTCATTGCATTCTTCATCATTTGGGCAGTCTGTACGCCTACACCGTC of the Paenibacillus pedocola genome contains:
- the carA gene encoding glutamine-hydrolyzing carbamoyl-phosphate synthase small subunit yields the protein MQARLLLQDGTLFTGTAFGAEGEMTGEVVFNTGITGYQEVLSDPSYCGQIVTMTYPLIGNYGITRDDFESVRPFVHGFVVRRHEEVPSNWRAEYSVDDLLKEYGIPGISEIDTRMLTRIIRHYGTMKAILTTSNKRVEELMEMMGDTTIEELRNQVARTSTTKTYSSPGTKERIVLVDYGAKTGILRELNSRGCDVVVVPHDVTADEIRRLNPDGIQLSNGPGDPKDVPYAVKTISELLGEYPIFGICLGHQLFALACGADTEKLKFGHRGGNHPVKELESGRCFITSQNHGYTVNEESVQSTELEVTHINNNDKTIEGLKHTRYPAFSVQYHPEAAPGPHDSSYLFDRFLQMIADHKAKTPAGSRQAQLAANARITAPKPTTKLEAVKGAL
- a CDS encoding dihydroorotase, translating into MTVIIRNASVLNKEGELEIKHIVVQDGMITAIESDLPAADASAEIVEAEGKLLTPGLIDMHVHLREPGFEHKETIATGALSAAKGGFTTIACMPNTRPVTDTPEIVELVKDKAREAGLVKVLPYAAITKNELGRELTDFAALKEAGAIGFTDDGVGVQTAQMMKNAMKLAADLDMPVIAHCEDDSLVEGCAVNEGTFATKHGLKGIPNESEAIHVGRDILLAEATGVHYHVCHVSTEQSVRLIRQAKQIGIKVTAEVCPHHLLLSEEDIPGLDANWKMNPPLRSRRDVEACIEGLLDGTLDIIVTDHAPHSEEEKAKGMQLAPFGIVGFETAFPLLYTAFVATGKWDLSLLVQRMTADPARVFRLNTGSLAVGAPADLTLIDLNEEQVVDPAAFASKGRNTPFTGWKLKGWPVKTWVDGKEVWTKA